ATTGGGGGAAGGTCAGAAGGACTGCTTCATAATGAACAATTTATCAAACAAAAAATGGCGGAAGGGTATAAAATAATTGATATCGGACCAGATTTTGCAAAAAGAAGAATTAGAGGAAAGGCATCGGAAAATTATCAAATGGAGAGAAGAGTTACAAAAGAATGCGAGAATTATAATAAATCATTCTTAAGAATGAAAAAGAATTCAGTTGTTGAATAATATGAGATAACTATATGGAATCTTCTGAAATATTGAATCAGGTAAGAGTTGTTTTTGACCCCCTTGCAAAGAGTTTAGGTTTGCAAGGGCCAATTGTTATGGCCTTAGGATATACCACCATTTTAGTTGGATATCATAATAATGCTGTTGGATTAGAGATAGAAATTGATTTAAGTGATTTTTTTCTCTTTGCATTAATATATCGGTCAAAAGAAAATAAAATTCCTATAGGTTATAATGATGATAAGGGGTTAAGGCAAAAAATATTCATACAGGATGCTTTAAAAATGTTATCAATTGATATAGCGAAAGAAACAAAAACTCTCCAGAAACTCGGTGGTGACTATCATAATTGCACTCAGATGGCAGAAATACTGGCGAAGATTATTAGTCAGTATTGGAATAATATTGTAACTTTTGCACCACAATTATTTGGGTAAAGACTCTAAAGGGATAAGAAACATAAGGTGCCTTACCTTAACGGTCTGTTGCCCTGATGGTGATTCAAAAAACCGATATATTCGATATTCTGGATCATACCGGTCATGCATAACCGAATTTTACGTAGCCCAAAGGTGTCAGGCCTTTAACCTTGACAAATTAGACTTCAGCAGATATCGGTTTTATATGGGCAGGCCATTGAGAATCTAATATCCGGGTGGGGTACATCACATAATCAGCCGGGGCAAAGTCAAAAATGGGGAGATCGTTCTCCTTAAAAACCATCTCAATTGGGAATAATCACAACATTTTCGATATACTTATATTCTGACCAATTTATTTTACAACTATTTTGGACAAGAAAAATATATTGTGTTAAACGTCAATATCGTTTTATTATAATATTTTAATCTTTTAATCATTTTCAGATATGGAGATATTATGGAACCCGGCACATTAAAAAAATGGCATACATTATCCGCTCAGGAGGTTCTCGAACTGCTGGCAAGTAATCCTGAAACCGGCCTTACTCCGGATGAAGCATCAAATAGAGCCAAATTTTTTGGTCTTAACGTAATCACCGCCAAAAAGACAAAGGGCCCTCTTATCAGGTTTCTGCTTCAGTTCAACCAGCCCCTTGTTTATATACTGCTGGCAGCAGCCTTGATAACATTCTTCTTGAAGGAGTATGTAGATTCCGGGGTCATTTTCGGCGTAGTCATCGTAAATGCCGTAATAGGCTTTTTCCAGGAGTCCAAAGCGGTAAAGGCCATTGAGGCCCTGGCAAAAACAATGACAACCGAAGCTACTGTCATAAGGTCACACGAAAAAATAAGGATTTCCTCGGAACTTATTGTGCCCGGAGACATTATTCTCCTCCAGTCGGGGGACAAGGTTCCTGCAGACATGCGAATAATCTCAGCAAAAGACCTGCAGACCGACGAGTCCGCACTTACAGGAGAATCTGTATCTGTAGAAAAATCAGCTCAGGTACTTGATGATGACATAGAACTGGCTGAGAGGAAAAACATGGCATTCGGTTCGTCCCTTGTTACCTATGGTACGGCCACAGGAGTCGTTACGGAAACAGGGAACAATACTGAAGTTGGACGTATATCAAGTCTCATGGAAAGAACCGATGAACTGGAAACTCCTCTCTTAAGGAAAATCTCCCATTTCAGTAAAATCCTCCTTTATGTGATTCTGCTTCTCGCAGCACTCACATTTCTCGCAGGAATAATGAAAGGTCAGGGCGCAGTCGACATGTTCATGGCGGCAGTTGCACTGGCTGTAGGAGCAATTCCGGAAGGCCTGCCCGCGGCATTGACAATAACTCTTGCCATAGGGGTATCCCGCATGGCGAAAAGAGGCGCTATAATAAGGAATCTGCCTGCGGTCGAAACATTGGGAAGCACTACTGTTATATGCTCAGACAAGACAGGGACCCTGACCGAAAACCAGATGACGGTCCAGGAGATTATGACCGGCTATGAATCATATCTTCTGACAGGCTCAGGATATTCTCCTGACGGAGAGATCCTGCACACAGACGGGAAAACAGCAATGCCTCCGGCTCCAGGACTTGCAGAATGCCTGAGATGCGGCATCTTATGCAATGACAGCAGGATAATCATCAAAGAAGGAAGGCACACAGTCCAGGGCGACCCGACCGAAGGGGCACTCATAACTTCAGCAGCAAAAGCAGGCCTAGACCATGCCGTTACCGTCTCCAAATGGACAAGGATAGACACCCTTCCTTTCGAATCACAGCACCAGTATATGGCGACGCTTAACCATAATCCGGACGAAGACGCTTGCATCATCTACATGAAAGGCTCCCTGGAAGCAGTCCTG
The Desulfomonilia bacterium DNA segment above includes these coding regions:
- a CDS encoding cation-transporting P-type ATPase produces the protein MEPGTLKKWHTLSAQEVLELLASNPETGLTPDEASNRAKFFGLNVITAKKTKGPLIRFLLQFNQPLVYILLAAALITFFLKEYVDSGVIFGVVIVNAVIGFFQESKAVKAIEALAKTMTTEATVIRSHEKIRISSELIVPGDIILLQSGDKVPADMRIISAKDLQTDESALTGESVSVEKSAQVLDDDIELAERKNMAFGSSLVTYGTATGVVTETGNNTEVGRISSLMERTDELETPLLRKISHFSKILLYVILLLAALTFLAGIMKGQGAVDMFMAAVALAVGAIPEGLPAALTITLAIGVSRMAKRGAIIRNLPAVETLGSTTVICSDKTGTLTENQMTVQEIMTGYESYLLTGSGYSPDGEILHTDGKTAMPPAPGLAECLRCGILCNDSRIIIKEGRHTVQGDPTEGALITSAAKAGLDHAVTVSKWTRIDTLPFESQHQYMATLNHNPDEDACIIYMKGSLEAVLERCAYASGPDGGLTEIDHDRIHDSVSTMASKGMRILAFAFKKECKDFKSLSHDEVKSGMTFIGLQGMIDPPRAESVEAIRNCHSAGIHVKMITGDHALTASAIAQKIGLRNSGSVLTGRDISKLGDVELSEIIREVSVFARVAPEQKLKLVSALQSNGNIVAMTGDGVNDAPALKRADIGVAMGITGTDVAKEAADIILTDDNFATIEAAVEEGRGTFDNITKFIVWTLPTNLGEGLVILAAIFAGAVLPILPVQILWINMTTAVLLGLMLVFEPKEEGLMKRKPREPGEPILTGRLIWRIFMVGLMMLAVAFGLFEWELKSGSDISTARTVAVNVFVMVELFYLFTCRSLNKSAFSTGFFSNRWLFAGVFSMIALQLLFTYLPLMNRSFQSSPVGLVSWLRIIAASVVILFVVELEKKLLSPMYKKTKSLVED